From Eptesicus fuscus isolate TK198812 chromosome 13, DD_ASM_mEF_20220401, whole genome shotgun sequence, the proteins below share one genomic window:
- the LPXN gene encoding leupaxin: MEELDALLEELEHSTLQDSGEYSNPAPLPKDQYSRKESAETSDIPSVQDDTSPLQVQLVYTTNMEEPHVYSDIQEPKESLPHSKTSAAAQLDELMAHLCEMQAKVAVKADASKKYLPDKQDHKASLDSMLGGLEQELQDLGIATVPKGHCASCQKSIAGKVIHALGQAWHPEHFICSHCKEELGSSPFFERSGLAYCPKDYHNLFSPRCAYCAAPILDRVLTAMNQTWHPEHFFCSHCGEVFGAEGFHEKDKKPYCRKDFLAMFSPKCGGCNRPVLENYLSAMDTVWHPECFVCGDCFSSFSTGSFFELDGRPFCELHYHHRQGTLCYGCGQPIAGRCISAMGHKFHPEHFVCAFCLTQLSKGIFREQNGKTYCPPCFNKLFQI; the protein is encoded by the exons ATGGAAGAGTTGG ATGCTTTATTGGAGGAATTGGAACACTCCACCCTCCAGGACAGTGGTGAATACTCCAACCCTGCTCCTCTTCCCAAGGATCAGTATTCCAGAAAAGAGAGTGCTGAGACTTCAGACATCCCTTCTGTTCAGGATGACACAAGTCCCTTGCAG GTGCAGCTCGTGTATACTACTAATATGGAGGAGCCCCATGTCTAcag TGACATCCAAGAGCCAAAGGAATCACTGCCACATTCCAAAACCTCAGCAGCTGCTCAGTTGGATGAGCTCATGGCCCACCTGTGTGAAATGCAGGCCAAG GTGGCAGTGAAAGCAGATGCCAGCAAGAAGTACTTACCAGACAAGCAGGATCACAAGGCCTCCCTGGACTCAATGCTGGGGGGATTGGAGCAGGAATTGCAGGACCTTGGGATTGCCACAGTGCCCAAGGGCCATTGTGCTTCCTGCCAGAAATCGATTGCTGGAAAG GTGATCCATGCTCTAGGGCAAGCCTGGCATCCAGAGCACTTCATCTGTAGTCACTGCAAAGAAGAGCTTGGCTCCAGTCCCTTCTTTGAGCGCAGTGGCTTGGCCTACTGCCCCAAGGACTACCACAATCTGTTTTCGCCACGCTGTGCCTACTGTGCTGCTCCCATCCTGGAT AGAGTGCTGACGGCAATGAACCAGACCTGGCACCCAGAGCACTTCTTCTGCTCTCACTGTGGAGAGGTGTTTGGTGCAGAAG gtTTTCACGAGAAGGACAAGAAGCCATATTGCCGAAAGGATTTCTTAGCCATGTTCTCACCCAAGTGTGGGGGGTGCAACCGCCCGGTGTTGGAAAACTACCTTTCAGCCATGGACACTGTCTGGCACCCAGAGTGCTTTGTTTGTGGG GACTGCTTCAGCAGTTTCTCCACTGGCTCCTTCTTTGAACTGGATGGACGTCCATTCTGTGAGCTCCATTACCATCACCGCCAAGGAACCCTCTGCTATGGGTGTGGGCAGCCCATCGCCGGCCGCTGCATCAGTGCCATGGGCCACAAGTTCCATCCTGAGCACTTCGTCTGTGCTTTCTGCCTGACGCAGTTGTCGAAGGGAATCTTTAGGGAGCAGAATGGCAAGACCTATTGTCCACCCTGCTTCAATAAGCTCTTCCAAATATAA